The following is a genomic window from Amycolatopsis sp. BJA-103.
CGGCGCGTCGGCGGGTACGAGGAACACCGCGATCCCGGTCCCGGATTCGGACGCGGGCCGGACGCGGGCGAACACCACGAACAACCCGGCCTCGGTGGCGTTGGTGATGAACTGCTTGCCGCCGTCGAGGATCCAGCCGTCGCCGTCCGGCTTCGCGCTGGTCCGCAGTCCGGCCGGGTTGGACCCGGCACCCGGCTCGGTGAGCGCGAAGGACGCCACGACGTCACCGGACGCGATGCCGGGCAGCCACCTGGCCTGCTGCTCCTCGGTGCCGAATCCGACCAGGACCTGCCCTGCGATGCCGTTGTTCGTGCCGAACATCGACCGTAGCGCCAGGGACGTGTACCCCAGCGCCATCGCCACCTCGACGTCCTGGACCAGGTCGAGCCCGAGGCCGCCCCACTCCTGCGGGATCGCGTAGCCGAACAGCCCCATCTCCGCAGCCTGCGCCCGCAGGTCGGCCGGGATCGCGTCCATGTTCATGATCTCGAGCTCACGAGGCATCACGCGGGTGCGCACGAAGTCGTTGATCTGGCCGAGGACGTCCGCGAAGACGTCGTCAGGGACGTCGGGATTGCCGGTGTACATGCCCCTCACTATCGATCACCGGCGTGGATCGGTCCACTCCCTCGGGTGGACCTGGCCGGGAGATCTATCGGAGAACTTGATCATCGCCCTACCGTCGTCTCATGCGCACCCGTACCGCTTTTCTCGCCGTCGCCAGTGCCGCCGCCCTGTGTTTTTCGATTCCGGCGGTGGCGTCCGCGGCCGAAGGGGAATTCACCTACCGTTACTACGACGCGGACGAAGAGATCCAGATCGGCATCCTGGTCGATCCGCCCAGCGGCGAATGCATCGAAATCCCCGAAATAGCCGACTGGGACGTCGACGCGTTCCGTCCGCGCAACGACACCGATTCACGGGCAGTGGTGTTCCTGGACGACGACTGCAAGAGCGACTCCTACTTTTCGCTCCGCCCCCACGGTGGCCGTGGTTCCGACAGGCTCCTTCTGCGCTCAGTGATCTTCAACTAGTACTCGCTGGCCTATCCGGAGCCGGACCGGATCGTCCCGACCTCGCCGCGGTCGCCTATCTCGCCCAATTCGGGCTATCCCTGGGACGCACCCCGTTCCCGGTGCTGACCATGCACACCGTCGCGGACGGCGTCGCGCCCGCGGCCCACGAACGCGCCTACGCCGAACGAGCCGGTGAACGGCGGAACCTCCGTCAGCTGTTCGTGAACCGGGCCGGGCATGCGAAACCCGGGTCACGACCGCCCCCGCGTTCGCGCTGCACTCCCCTCCCCCGTATCCGCGGATCCTGCCGTTCTAGGTCCCGGCGAGGATCGTCAGCCGGTAGGCGGACAGGACACGGTTGACCGGGAGGAAGTAGGTGGAACCGCCGGAAGAGCAGTTGCCGCTGCCGCCGATCAGCACCCCCTGCGCCTGCGTCCCGCTGACGAACGGCCCGCCGTTGTCGCCGGGCTCGGCGCAGACGGAGGTGCGGGTCAAACCGGTCAAAGTACCTTCGGGGAAGGTGATCGACACGTTCTTCGCCAGGATGGTCCCGCACCGCCAGCCGGTGGTCGACCCGTACTTGCACACCGAGGCGCCGACCGGCGCCTCGACCGCGCCGCCGATCGTCACCCGGCTGTCGACGGGCGGGATCGACGCGACCAGCCGCCAGTCGGTCGTATTGGTCACGCGGATGACGATCGCGCCGGTCGGCGGGATCTGGGCCGCCGCGACCACCCCGACCACGCGACCCGCGCTGCGGATGGTGTCGCCAGGCCTGCCGCAAGCGGAACTCGCGATCAGGTAGCCGACGTTGCCCGAGACCGCGGCGAACCCGGCGGTACACCGGGACGAGGCACCGGATTGCAGCACGCTCCCGCCACCGAGCGCGGCGGGAGCGGCCGCTTGCGCGGTGGGCGGCAAAGCGAGGCAGAAGACCAGAACCAGGCCGAGCAGTCTCATGTGACCCTCCGATGGCCAGGGGATGCCCTGATCCTAATCAGGCCCGGCACCCCTGCCCATCGGCCGAATCGCGCATTCTCAGCGCCAGCCGAGCTCCGGCGCCACGTGCGTGAGGATGCTCTCGAGCACGTGCGCGTTGTACTCGACCCCGAGCTGATTCGGGATGGTCAGCAGCAGGGTGTCCGCGGCCTGGATCGCCTCGTCGGCCTTGAGTTCGCGCACCAGCTCGTCCGGCTCGGCGGCATAGGAACGCCCGAAGATCGCCCTGGTCGTCTCGTCGATCATGCCGACCTGGTCACGCGATTCGCGGTCGCGGCCGAAGTAGGCACGGTCGCGGTCGTTGGTCAGCGCGAAAATGCTGCGGCTGACCGACACCCGCGGCTCGTGCGCGTGACCGGCTTCCTTCCAGGCCTCGCGGTAGGCCTCGATCTGCTTGCGCTGCTGGACGTGCAGCGGCTCACCCGTCTCGTCGTCCTTGAGCGTGGAGCTCTGCAGGTTCATGCCCAGCTTCGCGGCCCACACACCGGTCGCGTTGGAGCTGGAACCCCACCAGATGCGCTCCCGCAACCCCTCGGAGTACGGCTCGAGCCGAAGCAGCCCGGGCGGATTCGCGAACATCGGGCGCGGGTTCGGCTGCGCGAAGCCCTCCCCGTCAAGCAGCTTCAGGAAGACCTCGGTGCGCTGCCGGGCCATGTCCGCGGCCGTCTCCCCCTCCGCCGGCCCGTACCCGAAGTACCGCCAGCCGTCGATCACCTGCTCCGGGGATCCCCGGCTGACACCGAGCTGGAGCCTGCCGCCGGAAATGAGGTCGGCGGCGCCCGCCTCCTCGGCCATGTACATCGGGTTCTCGTACCGCATGTCGATCACGCCGGTACCGATCTCGATCTTCGAGGTCCGGGCACCGATCGCCGAAAGCAATGGGAACGGACTCCCGGCCTGCCGCGCGAAGTGATGTACGCGGAAGTACGCGCCGTCCACGCCGAGCTCCTCGGCGGCGACGGCCAGGTCGATCGACTGATGCAGGAAGTCGGCGGCGGACCGGGTCTCGGAGTGCGCGCTCGCCGACCAGTGGCCGAACGAGAGGAAACCAATCTTCTTCACGGACGTGTAAGCGCTGGGTGACCGGGTTTGATTCCCTCGGTATCGACGGCTCACTCCCGTCGACCGTCACTCCAGGTTACCTTCTACTCACATATCGAATTTATGGTCGCTGACCTGGGGACTCACACACGATGACCACCCAGGACGGAGTCGAGAATCTGTCGGACGGTAACCGATCATGATCTCAAGGTGCGTCTCCGTGACGATACGGACCCCCCTGATTCGGGCCTCTCCGGTGACGTATAGTCTCTTCTCATCAGCAAGTCCGAGTGGCGGAATGGCAGACGCGCTAGCTTGAGGTGCTAGTGTCCTTAACGGACGTGGGGGTTCAAGTCCCCCCTCGGACACACGCAGTATCTACACCGGGGCTGGTCATCGCATAGATGGCCAGCTCTTTTGGTTCGTAGCGTAACTCCAGATTCAACCGCTGGTAGAGCCGGGCCAGCCCAGCTGGCTTCGCATCGGCGAGCATTGCTCCGACGTCACCGAGCGAATCGATCATCGCGTAGATCTCTCCGTCCGTGACTCTCCGGCTCGCAGGCGCTCCGTCCAGCTCGGCCTTCGCCGCAACTCGCTCCGCGTGTGCCTGGTTCATGGCATCGACGACGGCCGTGGGATCCACCCCTGCCCCGATAGCTTCCTGGAACCGGCGAAGTCGCGCCTCCGCGTCCGACAGTCGGCGCCGAGCTGCCTCATGCGCAGTTCCGGTGTTCCCGCCAGCGGAGTCAAGTAGCGCCGCAACGGTCTGGTCGACATTGTCAGGCGCGAACAGCCGCCCGATCCAGCCGTTGAGCGCTTCGACCACCGTGCTTTCACGCAGATTCACGGTCTTCGGGTGGTCGGCGAGCATCGCCGAGCCGGGAGCCATTGTCCGCGCCGTACAGCGGTAGTACGCACCTTTCCGAATGGTCGCGCCCTGCATCTTCCGGTGGCAAACTCCGCAACGGATCAGTCCGCGCAGAAGGTAGGTCCGCGCTGTGCTGCGAGCGCCTCGCTCCGCCTTCCGCGCGGTCACTAGGCCGCCGCTCGCCTTCGAGCGACGGAGCAACTGAGCTTGCGTGAACGTCTCGACAGACACGATCTTTGGATGAGCCTGACTCCTCGACCGCACCACGCGGTCCGGAGAGGCGCGCCGAAAGCGGACCACGTGGCCGGCTGCTACGTCGTCGGGATCCAGCAACATCTCGTGCTTGGCCCAGCGACCGAAGATCGCGTAGCCGGTGTACCGCGGATTCTCCAGAATCGCTCGAACCGTGCTTGCCTGCCAGCCGTCCGCTAACCGATGCTGATTCTGATCTGGCCGTTTCGCCGACGGGCACGGGATTCCTTCGAGATTCAGCATGTTCGCGATCGCGCGATCGCCGCTCCCGTCGAGATACTCGGCAAATATACGACGAACCACCTCGGCGCCAGGCTCGTCGAGCGCGAGCAGACGCAGCCGGAACCCCTCGGCCGCTTTCCGCGGGTTCGGGTGTGGCCCGCCATCTACGACCACGTACCCGTACGGGGCGCGGCCACCCTGGTGACGCCCTTCGTTGACGACCTGTGCGTCCATCGCCGCCCGGACGCGCGCCTGAACGTGCTGCCGCTCCGACTCGCTCATGCCGCCGAGCACGCTCATCAGCATCTTGTGCGACGGATTCCGGGGATCGAACTTCCCTCCCAGCTCTGGCACCCACAAGTCCACGCCGTACGCGGCGAACCGCGGAGCGATGAGCGAGAACTGGTTGCCGAACCAGCACCGGGTGCCCTCACCGACGACCAGGGCGTTCCACGTCCGGCGCGGGTTCTTCAGCTCGGCGAGCAGACGCGACGCTTCGGTCCTCCGCTCCCACGGCACTGACCGCGACTGACCCACGTCGAAGTACTCGGCCACGATCCGACCGCCCAGCGGCTCCGCAAGCCGTCGCGTTTGCGCCAGCTCTTCCGACCTTCTCCTGGAGCCGATGCTCGGAGGCCGTGTGCGCGGCACTTGCTGAACGCCACTCGAACCCGCGGGCTTCCGACTTTGAGCGCCGTTCTCTGCGCTACCGAGCTACCCCGCGGCAAGTCATGACATCGCTAACCGACGCCTCGATCCCCGTCTTCCAGCTTGAGCTTGACCCACTTCTGCTCCTGCCGATCCGGCTGTTCGTGCTGTGTCTTCTCACTGACGTCAGGTGGCAGGAAGAGAGCGCTCTTGCGACGCGCCTTCGCGTCAGCTCACGAGTCCTCACCCCTCATACCGACAGGCTGCTCGCGGCCGGGTACCTGGCTCGACACGAAGGGCATCGAAGCCTGCTACGTCTCACCGAACTTGGCTTCGAGCGACTTACCAGTCACGTGACCGCGTTCCAGCGAGTCGCTAGCCGAGCCGTAGACCTCGTCGCTGCGCAGCGCGCCGGCCCAGTTCACCGATGTGACACCTGAAGCCGCTGTCTCTCCAAAGACACGCCCCCAACGGCGATACGTGGCGGGCGTGACGGCTTCAAAGCCAGCCGATCCAATCGTCACACGAGGCGTTCCCGCAGGTCATTGCTACTTTCACCTGTCACAACGCCTTCGGCGGCACGTGCCTCGCGAGACGGCCGATCTGTCCCCATGTCCAGCACGGCATTCGCCACGACACCCTGAGCAGGAACTGGTGAAATCGAAAAGCGGCCCCAGTTGTCTACGGCAAAGCAGAGGGAACTGGGTGCAGAACTGCGCCGGATCCGTATGCGCGCCGGCTACCTCGCAACCGACATGAGCCGCATGCTCGGCTGGCCAGCCTCCACGATCTCGCGCCTGGAGAGCGGCCTACGCAGCTACCAAGCCGGCAACATCGCCATCTACCTCGCCCGAGCGAAAACCACCCCACAGGAACTCGACGACCTCGTTGCCCTCGACCGCCGTCCCGACGACGGCTACCAAGTCAGGAGCCACCCCGCAGGCTTCCCCGACGACGTTCCACTCATCACCATGCTCGACACCGGCAGTCATTCCATCACGATCTACAACCGTGTAGACATCCCGCGGCAACTCCAGATCGAACCGTACATCCGCGAAACCCTCACCAGAAACGGATACGAGGACGGTCCCGCTCTCGACACCGCCGTGCGTACGCGACTTGCCAGGCCAACCTTACTCACGATTCCGGATTCTTTAACCGTCTACTTGCACGAAACTGCACTGCTCGAATCATCCAGATACCCCACACTCAAGCACGAGCAAATACTGCACCTGCTGATCGTGTCTTCGTTAGCTCGACACCACATCCATGTCGTTCCTGCAACCTCCGACTTAACCGACATCCACGCCGGATTCACTCTCTATCGACACAATCAGCACCAACCAGTAGTCCATCACCAACAACCCACCACAAGCCTCTTCCTTGAAGACGACCACAACATCGCTTTTTACGTACGCCAACTCGAGCGCATCGCCAGTCAGGCCCTCACTCATCAGAAAACCCGCGACTGGCTCACCAGCAACCTGACTAAGCTCGACGCGCAAGTCAGCCGCCCAAGAAACTAATCCCAGGCGAGCTCTGCTTTGCGATGCTAGCGGCCACTTCTGTCTACGCACGTCGCTCAACCCAGTAGCCCTAAACCTGGATAGAACCCTTGCTTTAAAGCGCATAGCACATTAGGGGGTCAGACTTAGCATAAAACATAAGTGATCTCAGTCCGCGTTCTCACTCAACATCACCCTCCTTGACGCTGAACCACTCCTCGCGAGTAGCTATCTTGTCAACAGAAATTGCCCTACTCGTTGAACTTCTCCTATGAAGCGAAAACGCCACGCCGGTCAGCGAAGGTGGATATTTTCCTCCCTGGCGAAGTGCCGACCGGAGAATCTCCACGCCCGGATCATCCTGCCCGTAAACATGGTGCCCATATCTTTCAAACATCATGTATGGCTCGCCAGCATCCATGCAATCTTGCAGTATCTTAAAAGATTCATTGTCCAACTTGCCGCGAATAACCCGATCCACGATTCGAGGCAATACAAATGCGGCAATCTGCCTTTTTGGCAAACCAGATGAAAGGCGAAGACAGAGGTCTGCGGTAAGCCGATCAGACGCTCGCTCTCCTAGTGCCATGAGGGTACTATACGAAAGTCGGTCGCTTGACGGAATCGAATCGATTAGCACGCTTTCCCGACGACGAGGAAAAGGAGCTGTCAGAATTCCTCCGACGAATTTATCTCTAGCCTCGGCAGGAATTAGAGCGATCGCGCGATCGAGATTCCTAGCCAGGCGGATAATGAGATCAGATGACGACCAATAAACGAGTGCTAAAGACCAGATTTGAGCGTCCAAACTTGAGGTAATCCGATCGAACTGTTGGATCCACCAAGATTCCTTGCCGCCTCGAATGCGTGCATAACGAAAACGCCTAGGCAAAGACACCAATTCATCGTCAATTAAGTGATGAGCACCCTGGCCACGCTCATCTTTTGAAACAATTCCTGCCGCCAAAGCGCTAATCTGTATGGACGACAAGTTGCGACTAAATTGAGACTCTAATAACGTTACCATTCTCTCCCATGGCTCAAGCTCGCGATTTGAATGCTGACTGTAGGCGAGAGCCATCTTTTGCAGCAAGTCATTAAAAGGCATGAGTTTATCATTGTTCACGCTAGCGCGCATGGCTTCATGCCAGCGATCTCTTAGTCCATACATTATCCAGGCCTGCGGATGCGTCACTGCAAGTAGGCCACTCAGGCCGCTCGATCTCGACACAATCTCAAGAGGTCTGGAACTTCCTAACCCGAGAATGCTCTGAACAAACAGATTCTGTTCTTCCCTGGGCAAGAAATTAAAGTGATCTTCTGCCCCTCGGAGAGCTAACGCACGTTCTCCGAGTTGTTTGGATGTTCCAACCTGAAGAGTCGACGAATACTCAATGGCGGTGAGCGACGAGGTCACTCTAAGATGATCAGCAATCTGCGCCCACCTTGTTCGATTCTTAGTCGACTTCAGTGTTCTATAGTGCTCAGACCATTTTTGATGAATCTTGGGCGTGACATCTACGGCTTGAATCAGTGAGCACCATATATAAGCCCAGTCATTCGCGCTATCGGCGATAATACGATTCCATATAAGCTGACTAGCATATTCGGCGCCGCCCCCACCTGGCCAGAGCTGGAACTCGCCTACATCATTCGCCAAATACCGGCCTGTATGAAGGTTTGCCGCCCAAATAATGCCGGCATCATCCAGAAGTCTCTCTACGACCATTTTTACAGTCGATGGAACCTGTGCAAAAACCCAGTCTTGCAGCAATGCCAACGCAAGTCGACGTGGGTAGAAATCTAGTTCAGCATCAGTCGATACGATTAGATTGCATACGCGATGTGCAAGATCCATGATCTCGCCCTTTGAAAAAAACCCAGCATAAAACCTAGTAACGTTCATCCAGTAAGGATTTGGTGCGATTCCGTCGAAACGATCCGGCTTAGTGCCTTTTCGCTCTCGTCCCGGAGGAGAGTAGGGTGCCGTAGTGTATAAATGCCTTGCGGCGAAATACTCACGAATGGGCTGGACTTCAAACTCAAAAGTCCCTTCGACGCGTGAAACAATCGCAACAACTCGCTGGACTAGTGCATCAAAGAGTCTTTGAGTGAGTTCAGGATCGTGACCTTCGAGTTGTAGATATGAGCCAACTAACTTACGAAGTTCGTCGCTTCCAATTCGACCAGTTGATCTCTGTTCTTCTGCACGAGCGTGCAGATAGTAAGCAAGATATCCATGCAGGTCGAGTATTAGCGGCCTATTGTCTCGCACGTCTTCGCTTTTGTCAGACTCTCTACTCAGAAACAGTTCCAGATAAGAAGTATATAGCTCTGTTCTCTTGTCTGGAAGACTGCTCCCTCTAGACAGTACAAGACTCAGCAGGATAGTCAGCTGCATTGTATTCTTGGCAAGTTCTGCCATATGAGTAGACTCAAGCTTATTCCGGAGAATCTTTTGTAACTCATTCGCGTCTCGCGTAAGAAGTCCGCGAGCAGCAGACCACTGATTGGCATACTCAAGTGCAAGCACGGTTCGGATTGGCTGCAGGTTATAGTGTACGAACTTTGTTCGATCGATCTTCGGCGCGCTAGATATTGCCGTAGGTCGGCTTGTAATCAAGACTATAATGTCGGCGCCGGGGACTTGAAGTCGCTCTGAAGCTGCCTCTATTTCCGCCACTACCTTCTTGCGATCCGTAAGGTCTGCCACTTCATCTAGCGCATCAAGCATGATCAGACATGGAGTTACGGCAAGAAGTGCTCGCAGGTCGTCAACACTGAAGCTGGATCCCCCAGAATATCGTCGGATATGCGCAGCTAACGCCGATTCCAGCGAGGGAATCTCTGCATGAACTGCGGAGTCATCA
Proteins encoded in this region:
- a CDS encoding S1 family peptidase, with protein sequence MRLLGLVLVFCLALPPTAQAAAPAALGGGSVLQSGASSRCTAGFAAVSGNVGYLIASSACGRPGDTIRSAGRVVGVVAAAQIPPTGAIVIRVTNTTDWRLVASIPPVDSRVTIGGAVEAPVGASVCKYGSTTGWRCGTILAKNVSITFPEGTLTGLTRTSVCAEPGDNGGPFVSGTQAQGVLIGGSGNCSSGGSTYFLPVNRVLSAYRLTILAGT
- a CDS encoding LLM class flavin-dependent oxidoreductase, which translates into the protein MKKIGFLSFGHWSASAHSETRSAADFLHQSIDLAVAAEELGVDGAYFRVHHFARQAGSPFPLLSAIGARTSKIEIGTGVIDMRYENPMYMAEEAGAADLISGGRLQLGVSRGSPEQVIDGWRYFGYGPAEGETAADMARQRTEVFLKLLDGEGFAQPNPRPMFANPPGLLRLEPYSEGLRERIWWGSSSNATGVWAAKLGMNLQSSTLKDDETGEPLHVQQRKQIEAYREAWKEAGHAHEPRVSVSRSIFALTNDRDRAYFGRDRESRDQVGMIDETTRAIFGRSYAAEPDELVRELKADEAIQAADTLLLTIPNQLGVEYNAHVLESILTHVAPELGWR
- a CDS encoding recombinase family protein — protein: MPRTRPPSIGSRRRSEELAQTRRLAEPLGGRIVAEYFDVGQSRSVPWERRTEASRLLAELKNPRRTWNALVVGEGTRCWFGNQFSLIAPRFAAYGVDLWVPELGGKFDPRNPSHKMLMSVLGGMSESERQHVQARVRAAMDAQVVNEGRHQGGRAPYGYVVVDGGPHPNPRKAAEGFRLRLLALDEPGAEVVRRIFAEYLDGSGDRAIANMLNLEGIPCPSAKRPDQNQHRLADGWQASTVRAILENPRYTGYAIFGRWAKHEMLLDPDDVAAGHVVRFRRASPDRVVRSRSQAHPKIVSVETFTQAQLLRRSKASGGLVTARKAERGARSTARTYLLRGLIRCGVCHRKMQGATIRKGAYYRCTARTMAPGSAMLADHPKTVNLRESTVVEALNGWIGRLFAPDNVDQTVAALLDSAGGNTGTAHEAARRRLSDAEARLRRFQEAIGAGVDPTAVVDAMNQAHAERVAAKAELDGAPASRRVTDGEIYAMIDSLGDVGAMLADAKPAGLARLYQRLNLELRYEPKELAIYAMTSPGVDTACVRGGT
- a CDS encoding helix-turn-helix domain-containing protein: MSTAKQRELGAELRRIRMRAGYLATDMSRMLGWPASTISRLESGLRSYQAGNIAIYLARAKTTPQELDDLVALDRRPDDGYQVRSHPAGFPDDVPLITMLDTGSHSITIYNRVDIPRQLQIEPYIRETLTRNGYEDGPALDTAVRTRLARPTLLTIPDSLTVYLHETALLESSRYPTLKHEQILHLLIVSSLARHHIHVVPATSDLTDIHAGFTLYRHNQHQPVVHHQQPTTSLFLEDDHNIAFYVRQLERIASQALTHQKTRDWLTSNLTKLDAQVSRPRN
- a CDS encoding NACHT domain-containing protein, with protein sequence MSFDSEPGTQRGVTYGYELLLDEHFQHLVQALLVKEYPGLQCLPVGMPDGGRDGFTLAHNNTSGVVLQVKFSRNPSKIEDPFKWVIDTIANEVPKLKQLEARGMSKYIFVSNVPGTSHLDSGTIDKVNNYLNSHISGQGQCLWRDDLDRRLDGSYDLKLRFPHILNGPDFLRLLWESSGNETVSRRRGAVEAYLRDQYLTDENLRFKQVEMLTTKLFDLYIDVPIRPLVEADRLTDKRPYEARRTSIAEDIALAVEARANGPRRRAADSRGRQSIQWPGAAQLICDQVQSAAIRKLVIEGAPGQGKTTLTQYLAQIQRARFLKKNDELERLPSCHTNGPVLLPLKIELRDLSRWLNGRDPWDSDDSAVHAEIPSLESALAAHIRRYSGGSSFSVDDLRALLAVTPCLIMLDALDEVADLTDRKKVVAEIEAASERLQVPGADIIVLITSRPTAISSAPKIDRTKFVHYNLQPIRTVLALEYANQWSAARGLLTRDANELQKILRNKLESTHMAELAKNTMQLTILLSLVLSRGSSLPDKRTELYTSYLELFLSRESDKSEDVRDNRPLILDLHGYLAYYLHARAEEQRSTGRIGSDELRKLVGSYLQLEGHDPELTQRLFDALVQRVVAIVSRVEGTFEFEVQPIREYFAARHLYTTAPYSPPGRERKGTKPDRFDGIAPNPYWMNVTRFYAGFFSKGEIMDLAHRVCNLIVSTDAELDFYPRRLALALLQDWVFAQVPSTVKMVVERLLDDAGIIWAANLHTGRYLANDVGEFQLWPGGGGAEYASQLIWNRIIADSANDWAYIWCSLIQAVDVTPKIHQKWSEHYRTLKSTKNRTRWAQIADHLRVTSSLTAIEYSSTLQVGTSKQLGERALALRGAEDHFNFLPREEQNLFVQSILGLGSSRPLEIVSRSSGLSGLLAVTHPQAWIMYGLRDRWHEAMRASVNNDKLMPFNDLLQKMALAYSQHSNRELEPWERMVTLLESQFSRNLSSIQISALAAGIVSKDERGQGAHHLIDDELVSLPRRFRYARIRGGKESWWIQQFDRITSSLDAQIWSLALVYWSSSDLIIRLARNLDRAIALIPAEARDKFVGGILTAPFPRRRESVLIDSIPSSDRLSYSTLMALGERASDRLTADLCLRLSSGLPKRQIAAFVLPRIVDRVIRGKLDNESFKILQDCMDAGEPYMMFERYGHHVYGQDDPGVEILRSALRQGGKYPPSLTGVAFSLHRRSSTSRAISVDKIATREEWFSVKEGDVE